From Brevibacillus marinus, a single genomic window includes:
- the mreC gene encoding rod shape-determining protein MreC, with protein MSFFGNKRLITMLVGLVLLISVIGYTARERDTLTWPEQFLRDSFSVLQGLFYRPAQAIVDFAEGVSAAYDVYQENRVLKASLDQYAQLTAQLKLLQAENARLRTLLDAKTQLHDYQLRVAEVVARASDHWNDVITIDKGRVHGIKQDMAVISAQGMIGRVESVANFSSTVELLTAIENSNHLSAWVITQRKTENAAQPQPVAGVIEEYDQRRRLLIMRKIPLGYKVEPGQEVVTSGLGGVIPRGLLIGKVVAVEAGDYGLTQTAYVMPSADLSQLSEVMVVERAYVTTPEGELVPSAASKQASQGEAAGAPGNSSTGPGGTP; from the coding sequence ATGTCGTTCTTTGGCAACAAGCGGCTGATTACCATGCTTGTGGGATTGGTTCTGCTGATCTCGGTGATCGGATATACGGCGAGGGAGCGAGACACCCTGACCTGGCCGGAACAGTTTCTCAGAGACAGCTTCAGCGTGCTGCAAGGTCTTTTCTACCGGCCGGCGCAAGCGATTGTCGACTTTGCGGAAGGGGTGTCCGCAGCCTATGACGTGTACCAGGAAAACCGGGTGTTAAAAGCGAGTCTCGACCAGTACGCCCAGCTGACGGCTCAGTTAAAACTGCTGCAGGCGGAAAACGCCCGGCTCCGCACACTGTTGGACGCCAAGACGCAGTTGCACGACTACCAACTGCGGGTGGCGGAGGTGGTAGCCCGCGCTTCCGATCATTGGAATGACGTCATTACCATTGACAAGGGACGGGTTCATGGGATTAAGCAGGACATGGCGGTCATTTCCGCCCAGGGAATGATCGGCCGGGTGGAAAGCGTCGCCAATTTCTCGTCTACGGTAGAGCTGTTGACGGCGATTGAAAACAGCAACCATCTCTCTGCCTGGGTGATCACGCAACGAAAAACGGAAAACGCTGCGCAACCGCAGCCCGTCGCCGGGGTGATTGAAGAGTACGATCAACGCCGGCGCTTGCTGATTATGCGAAAAATTCCGTTGGGTTACAAGGTGGAGCCCGGCCAGGAAGTGGTCACATCCGGGTTGGGCGGGGTGATCCCCCGCGGTCTGCTGATCGGCAAGGTAGTGGCGGTGGAAGCCGGTGATTACGGACTGACGCAGACTGCTTATGTCATGCCCAGCGCCGATCTCAGCCAACTCAGCGAGGTTATGGTGGTGGAACGGGCGTACGTCACCACACCGGAAGGCGAACTCGTTCCCTCGGCAGCAAGCAAGCAGGCAAGCCAAGGGGAAGCAGCGGGAGCGCCTGGGAACAGCAGCACTGGGCCAGGGGGGACTCCGTAA
- a CDS encoding cold-shock protein — MQQGTVKWFNAEKGYGFIQVEGGDDVFVHYSAIQSPGFKTLEEGQRVEFEIVQGNRGPQAANVIKL, encoded by the coding sequence ATGCAACAAGGAACGGTAAAATGGTTTAACGCTGAAAAAGGATACGGCTTCATCCAAGTGGAAGGCGGGGATGACGTATTCGTTCATTACAGTGCGATCCAGTCTCCCGGGTTCAAGACGCTGGAAGAAGGACAACGGGTAGAGTTTGAGATCGTCCAAGGAAATCGCGGTCCGCAAGCAGCCAATGTCATCAAGCTGTAA
- the minD gene encoding septum site-determining protein MinD, whose amino-acid sequence MGIAIVVTSGKGGVGKTTTSANIGSALALLGQKVCMVDTDIGLRNLDVVMGLENRILYDLVDVASGTCTLPKALINDKRFESLALLPAAQTKDKTAVTPEQIEEIVTQLKREYDYVIIDCPAGIEQGFRNAVAGADQAIVVTTPEKAAVRDADRIIGLLEREKVGMPKLVINRVRHHMVKQGDMLDVEDILAVLAIDLIGVVPDDEHVIKSANRGEPAVMNHESRAAIAYRNIARRLLGESVPLLPLEEKKGIFNRMRKFLGLT is encoded by the coding sequence TTGGGCATAGCGATTGTCGTAACTTCAGGCAAAGGCGGAGTGGGCAAGACGACGACTTCGGCAAACATCGGAAGTGCCTTGGCACTGCTCGGACAGAAAGTGTGCATGGTGGATACGGACATCGGACTGCGCAACCTGGACGTGGTCATGGGCCTGGAAAACCGGATTCTCTACGATCTGGTCGATGTGGCCAGCGGCACTTGTACACTGCCGAAAGCGCTGATCAACGACAAGCGCTTTGAGAGTCTGGCGCTGCTGCCTGCGGCCCAAACGAAGGACAAAACCGCGGTCACTCCGGAGCAGATAGAAGAGATCGTCACGCAACTGAAACGCGAGTACGATTATGTGATCATCGATTGTCCGGCGGGAATTGAACAGGGATTCCGCAATGCCGTAGCGGGGGCGGATCAGGCGATCGTCGTGACCACGCCGGAAAAAGCGGCCGTGCGGGATGCTGACCGGATCATCGGCTTGTTGGAACGGGAAAAGGTGGGGATGCCCAAGCTGGTGATCAACCGCGTTCGCCATCACATGGTAAAACAAGGCGATATGCTGGACGTAGAAGATATATTGGCAGTGCTCGCCATTGACTTAATCGGAGTTGTGCCGGATGATGAACATGTCATCAAGTCGGCCAACCGCGGTGAGCCTGCTGTGATGAACCACGAGTCGCGCGCGGCGATCGCCTATCGCAATATCGCGCGGCGCCTGTTGGGCGAATCCGTTCCATTGCTGCCATTGGAAGAAAAGAAAGGCATATTCAATCGTATGCGGAAATTCCTGGGACTGACCTGA
- the radC gene encoding RadC family protein: protein MEAITCNKRQMKNVPLYERPRERLLRQGTAPLSDAELLAILLRTGYRRETCYELAQRLLSAFGSLHGIAQASHQELLKIKGIGPVKAVELHAAFELGRRLAKSDRKEGQPIRMPRDAAELLMPEMRHLTQEHFVCLFLNTKNQVIGKHTVFVGSLDAAIVHPREIFREAIRRSSASVICLHNHPSGDPTPSREDITVTRTLRDVGELIGITLLDHVIIGDGCFVSLKEQGHL, encoded by the coding sequence TTGGAAGCGATCACCTGTAACAAAAGGCAGATGAAAAACGTCCCATTATATGAGCGTCCGCGCGAACGGCTGCTGCGGCAGGGAACCGCTCCGCTTTCCGATGCGGAGCTGCTCGCCATCCTGCTGCGGACCGGCTATCGGCGTGAAACATGTTACGAACTGGCGCAACGTTTGCTCAGCGCTTTTGGCAGCCTGCACGGGATCGCCCAAGCGTCCCACCAGGAGCTGCTCAAAATCAAAGGAATTGGTCCTGTCAAAGCGGTGGAACTGCACGCTGCGTTTGAATTGGGGCGTCGGCTGGCGAAAAGCGACCGCAAAGAGGGACAGCCGATCCGAATGCCACGTGACGCCGCCGAGTTGCTGATGCCTGAAATGCGGCATCTGACGCAGGAGCATTTTGTTTGTCTGTTTTTGAACACCAAAAATCAGGTGATCGGCAAACACACTGTTTTCGTCGGAAGCCTCGATGCCGCTATCGTTCATCCGCGGGAAATCTTCCGCGAAGCGATCAGGCGGAGCAGTGCTTCTGTTATCTGTCTACATAACCATCCGAGCGGCGATCCAACGCCCAGCCGGGAGGACATTACAGTGACACGGACGCTGCGCGATGTCGGCGAATTAATCGGGATTACCCTGCTCGATCACGTGATTATCGGTGACGGATGTTTCGTCAGCCTCAAGGAACAGGGCCATTTATAA
- the minC gene encoding septum site-determining protein MinC: MTTTRSKVTIKGTKDGLVFFLDDNCSFDELIADLRQKIEHSHQQILTGPLIRVTLKLGKRFCTPEQQELLTQIIRQKGNLVIHTIDADVISKEEAFAQRERAKFMIETRTIRSGQVLEFDGDILLLGDVNPGGTVRSTGNIYVMGTLRGIAHAGTNGDDGTVIASSSLQPTLLRIAEVISRPGEEWADHKGTAEFAYVENGKMMVAKMNYLHRVRPDIGWKKGFGL, encoded by the coding sequence ATGACCACAACCAGGAGTAAAGTGACCATCAAAGGAACAAAGGACGGACTGGTTTTTTTCCTGGACGACAATTGTTCCTTTGATGAATTGATCGCCGACCTGCGGCAAAAGATCGAACACAGCCATCAGCAAATTTTGACGGGGCCGCTGATCCGGGTGACGCTGAAATTGGGCAAGCGCTTCTGTACGCCGGAACAGCAAGAACTGCTGACGCAGATCATTCGCCAAAAAGGCAATCTGGTCATTCATACAATCGATGCTGACGTCATCTCCAAAGAAGAAGCGTTTGCCCAGCGCGAGCGAGCAAAGTTTATGATTGAAACGCGAACCATCCGCTCCGGACAAGTTCTGGAGTTTGACGGTGATATTTTGTTGTTGGGGGATGTAAACCCCGGAGGAACGGTGCGCAGTACCGGCAATATCTACGTGATGGGGACGCTGCGGGGGATTGCGCACGCGGGGACGAATGGCGACGATGGTACGGTGATCGCTTCCTCTTCGCTGCAGCCGACACTACTGCGGATCGCGGAAGTGATCAGCCGTCCGGGAGAGGAGTGGGCCGATCACAAAGGCACAGCCGAGTTTGCTTATGTGGAAAATGGAAAAATGATGGTGGCCAAGATGAACTACCTTCATCGCGTCCGTCCGGATATCGGATGGAAAAAAGGATTTGGTTTGTGA
- a CDS encoding M23 family metallopeptidase: MFDEVERVRERRRERVEQIRMQARDSLPPYIYELNDPFEDSYTTVEQILGRRHDRYGEGPRTRAVLGLQVMGALLLIGAAYLLFQTSLPFPSPWKETAREIMTRDFNFAGVATWYESRFGHTPSVLPVLTPKQSPDPAFADQSAWQFPQGWRLVKPYDPASAKLVIDVGEDGRVVNGETGWVTFVGEKAGFGTTIVVRLASQREAWYGNLEAVNVSVNDWVNPGDQLGRARTFTGSSRYLYLALRQNDQFVDPLDVITLE; encoded by the coding sequence ATGTTTGATGAAGTGGAACGGGTACGGGAGCGAAGACGAGAGCGGGTGGAGCAAATTCGGATGCAGGCCCGGGACAGTCTGCCTCCCTACATCTACGAACTGAACGATCCGTTCGAAGACTCCTATACCACCGTGGAGCAGATCTTGGGCCGGCGGCATGACAGGTACGGAGAGGGACCGCGGACCCGGGCCGTGTTGGGGTTGCAGGTGATGGGGGCGCTGCTGTTGATCGGCGCAGCCTATCTGCTCTTTCAGACATCCCTTCCCTTTCCCTCTCCCTGGAAAGAGACGGCCCGCGAGATTATGACCCGTGATTTCAATTTTGCGGGGGTGGCCACTTGGTACGAGTCCCGTTTCGGGCACACCCCCAGCGTACTCCCCGTCCTGACGCCCAAGCAGTCACCCGACCCCGCTTTCGCCGACCAGTCCGCCTGGCAGTTTCCCCAAGGTTGGAGGCTGGTCAAACCGTACGATCCGGCCAGCGCCAAGCTGGTGATCGATGTGGGGGAGGACGGTCGGGTCGTGAATGGCGAAACAGGCTGGGTCACATTTGTCGGCGAGAAAGCGGGCTTTGGCACGACGATCGTCGTCCGCTTGGCTTCGCAGCGGGAAGCCTGGTACGGCAATCTGGAAGCGGTCAACGTAAGCGTAAACGACTGGGTGAATCCCGGTGATCAGCTGGGCAGGGCGCGTACCTTTACCGGCAGCAGCCGCTACTTGTATCTCGCGCTGCGGCAGAACGATCAGTTTGTCGATCCGCTGGACGTGATCACGCTTGAGTGA
- a CDS encoding M50 family metallopeptidase, with amino-acid sequence MSETSLRKIRFSIHPLFWLVIGLAVAAGYFLETLALFVIVIIHELGHIACARELGWQIQEIRLLPFGGIAAMEEVIGADPLDEIVIALAGPFMNVTMVAVSLLFWKAGVWSEEWTRFFMTSNWLIAGFNLLPVWPLDGGRILQSLLCYGLAYRAAVLGSFAVGCLLAGTLLGIGVLEQHLQLVAVAAYLAVLNAKAFVRFPFQFIRFLLGKHAAGTAVTRIRRVTVEPTITLMEAAQYLRKGQYHLFHVSGRGMIDERRLLHGLLFEHKHREPIACLF; translated from the coding sequence TTGAGTGAAACGTCGCTTCGCAAAATCCGCTTCAGCATCCACCCCTTGTTTTGGTTGGTGATCGGTTTGGCGGTAGCGGCCGGCTACTTTCTGGAAACGCTCGCCTTATTCGTGATCGTGATCATTCATGAACTGGGGCACATTGCTTGCGCCCGCGAACTTGGCTGGCAGATACAGGAAATCAGGCTGCTGCCGTTCGGCGGGATTGCGGCGATGGAAGAGGTGATCGGCGCTGATCCGCTGGACGAGATTGTCATCGCCCTCGCCGGTCCGTTTATGAACGTGACGATGGTAGCCGTTTCCCTGCTCTTCTGGAAAGCGGGTGTCTGGTCAGAGGAGTGGACGCGTTTTTTTATGACCAGCAACTGGCTGATCGCCGGTTTTAATCTGCTGCCGGTTTGGCCGCTCGATGGCGGGCGAATCCTGCAGTCCCTGCTCTGTTACGGTCTTGCCTATCGCGCGGCAGTGCTCGGCTCGTTCGCCGTCGGCTGCCTGCTCGCCGGCACGTTGTTGGGGATCGGTGTGCTGGAGCAGCATCTGCAGTTGGTTGCGGTCGCCGCTTATCTGGCCGTGCTGAACGCAAAGGCGTTTGTCCGCTTTCCCTTTCAGTTTATCCGCTTTCTGCTCGGCAAACACGCCGCGGGCACCGCTGTCACGCGCATTCGCCGGGTCACGGTGGAGCCGACGATCACGCTGATGGAAGCGGCGCAGTACCTGCGCAAGGGGCAGTATCACCTGTTCCATGTAAGCGGCCGGGGGATGATTGATGAACGGCGGCTGCTCCACGGACTGCTGTTTGAACACAAACACCGCGAGCCGATCGCCTGTCTGTTCTGA
- the mreD gene encoding rod shape-determining protein MreD has product MARLILVLTLLVLFLLEGTVLQLLPGHSGPTWEAVPRFVLVGVVLIGLFCNRREALIYGMVFGFLHDVLYHEIIGIYTLTTMVAGYFAGLVLLLFHHSIAVALVTLTVVLFGHEWLLYSLFRLFSPIELDVQWMLRQQIIPTVALNLLFALLIYYPLGKIVSVVKAKLETKLD; this is encoded by the coding sequence ATGGCCCGTCTGATCCTCGTCCTGACGCTGTTGGTCTTGTTTTTGCTGGAAGGAACCGTGCTGCAGCTGTTGCCCGGCCACTCGGGACCTACCTGGGAAGCGGTGCCGCGATTCGTCCTCGTCGGCGTCGTCTTGATCGGATTGTTTTGCAATCGCCGCGAAGCGTTGATCTACGGGATGGTGTTCGGCTTTCTGCACGACGTGCTGTACCATGAGATCATCGGCATTTATACCTTGACGACGATGGTTGCCGGTTACTTTGCCGGCCTTGTGCTACTCTTGTTTCACCACAGTATTGCCGTGGCATTGGTCACCCTGACCGTCGTGTTGTTTGGTCACGAATGGCTGTTGTACAGTTTGTTCCGCTTGTTTTCACCGATCGAACTGGATGTGCAGTGGATGTTACGGCAGCAGATCATTCCCACCGTCGCGCTGAATCTGCTGTTTGCCCTCCTGATTTACTACCCGCTCGGCAAAATCGTCTCTGTCGTAAAAGCAAAACTGGAAACGAAGCTGGATTGA
- the rodA gene encoding rod shape-determining protein RodA: protein MDLEKRHLKELDWTIPLILVGLGAFSYLGISGSGAGVETAQRQVLWYVLGFLVLAVSLLFDYQVYKNLSYLLYGIGIVLLIGVLFTKPINNANSWYDLGPVLFQPSELMKLFIILAVARLLEKNSEKPDHFQQLYHLLPPALLVMVPLLLVLIQPDLGTAMVYMGILATMLLVGGIRLRHVLFLGSLVGSFFAVMTVLYFYRDDLFFKIIKPYQWDRIVYWLNPDLEALGRGFQLKQSLIAVGSGQLLGKGVNTATQASYGWVPVGESDFIFTVIAESTGFIGSSVLMMLFFFLIYRMIRIAMEAKDKFGSYVVAGVVGMLAFQIFENVGMTIQLMPITGIPLPFISYGGSSLLSNFLIIGIVLNIGMRKQKLMFD from the coding sequence ATGGATCTGGAAAAACGTCATTTGAAGGAGCTGGATTGGACCATCCCGCTGATTCTCGTCGGATTGGGGGCCTTCAGCTATCTCGGCATTTCCGGATCAGGAGCAGGCGTGGAAACAGCGCAAAGACAGGTGCTCTGGTACGTGCTCGGCTTCCTCGTCCTTGCCGTCAGCCTGTTGTTTGACTACCAGGTGTACAAGAATTTGTCCTATCTCCTGTACGGTATCGGGATTGTCCTGTTGATCGGCGTCCTCTTCACCAAACCGATCAACAACGCAAACAGCTGGTACGATTTGGGGCCGGTACTGTTCCAGCCATCGGAGTTGATGAAGCTGTTTATCATACTCGCTGTCGCTCGCTTACTGGAAAAAAACAGTGAAAAACCGGACCATTTTCAACAATTGTACCATCTGCTCCCCCCCGCGCTGCTGGTCATGGTACCGCTCCTGCTTGTGCTGATTCAGCCTGATTTGGGAACGGCCATGGTCTACATGGGGATACTCGCAACAATGCTGCTGGTGGGCGGGATTCGCCTGCGGCATGTGCTGTTCCTGGGCTCGCTTGTCGGCAGCTTTTTCGCGGTGATGACGGTTCTGTATTTCTACCGGGACGATTTGTTTTTTAAAATTATCAAACCCTACCAGTGGGACCGCATCGTCTATTGGCTCAATCCCGATCTGGAAGCATTGGGGCGCGGCTTCCAGCTGAAGCAATCGCTGATCGCGGTCGGCTCCGGACAGTTGCTGGGAAAAGGAGTGAACACCGCGACCCAGGCCAGTTACGGCTGGGTGCCGGTGGGGGAAAGCGACTTTATCTTTACGGTGATTGCGGAAAGCACGGGCTTTATCGGATCGTCCGTGTTGATGATGTTGTTCTTCTTCCTGATCTATCGGATGATCCGGATTGCCATGGAAGCGAAGGACAAGTTCGGCTCCTACGTGGTGGCAGGAGTGGTGGGCATGCTCGCGTTCCAGATTTTTGAAAATGTCGGCATGACGATCCAATTGATGCCGATCACCGGCATTCCCCTGCCGTTCATCAGCTACGGGGGCAGTTCGCTGCTGAGCAACTTTTTGATTATCGGCATCGTGCTCAACATCGGCATGCGCAAGCAAAAACTGATGTTTGACTAG
- a CDS encoding peptidoglycan D,D-transpeptidase FtsI family protein has product MEEQKPEQSHIPARLNMLFLIVFIFFAAIILRLAYVQLVEGEQYKHDLELYSTRELPIPAPRGRILDRNGEVLVSNKPVYTVTYVEEQGQQIDEEKVAEKLASILQMDDQPGTDEELLKKAVELNTALPVAFGPEETAKLVARLTERLNQLPKSDEIAALSDAQLVKAAILVGMRTSPSLPEEQLAQLKQKLAAVLTKADLEQLSVYNLLKTAIQQNIDFSVRLEETDRAELSEELKTQLAQLPAPAQLKTWSDMDLLRLASRFELDVTLPLDDEQRKFQWNKLTILQEMRSYELPSYVPRRVKVNITQNEMAKIVERRTELPGVDVIVEPMRQIKEDNDGAFATHILGSTVAIRSDQLEEYLARGYSPTDRVGELGLELYYEEQLRGKDGVMEVHVNKNSETVEKRMRLPAEPGNDLVLAMDWRFQSKVEEILETSIKEIQQDPKKGKNITEAHAIVMNPNTGEILAMATYPDYNLNWHYNREEFNKRYYDEILPHQRNDLIQAAYAPGSTVKPISVMLALQEGLTTPSEIIYDRGGLTVGNVYMRNWKASGHGAVDARRALQVSNNTYMYTMAMRLADKAYSQNKSYKTQFAVLDYYNAQFGLGVKTGVDLPGEISGWFSEYSYLGNLAHAFIGQYDNFTPMQLAQYVSTIANGGYRLRPHLVKEIRKGTTDPNQPGPVLTTIKPEVLNRIDIDPRWLKVAQEGMRMVTQPGGTAYYSFRGLPFTVAAKTGTAQTGTTEDNALIIGYAPYENPQVAFVVIVPKGGHGSDASGPIARKILEAYHELYPLTSAAANR; this is encoded by the coding sequence GTGGAGGAACAAAAGCCGGAGCAGTCTCACATTCCCGCCAGGCTGAACATGTTGTTTCTGATCGTATTTATCTTTTTTGCCGCCATCATCCTGCGTTTGGCGTACGTTCAACTGGTAGAAGGGGAACAGTACAAGCACGACCTGGAGCTGTACAGCACGCGTGAGCTGCCGATCCCCGCCCCCCGCGGCCGGATTCTCGACCGCAACGGCGAGGTGCTCGTCTCCAACAAACCGGTCTACACGGTCACCTATGTGGAAGAACAGGGACAACAGATCGATGAAGAAAAGGTGGCGGAAAAGCTGGCTTCGATCTTGCAGATGGACGACCAGCCGGGGACGGATGAGGAGTTGTTGAAAAAGGCGGTGGAGCTGAATACGGCACTGCCCGTTGCTTTCGGCCCGGAGGAGACGGCCAAGCTGGTTGCCCGCCTGACAGAACGGCTCAACCAGCTGCCGAAAAGCGACGAAATTGCCGCGCTGTCCGATGCGCAGCTGGTCAAAGCGGCCATTCTCGTCGGCATGCGGACAAGTCCGTCGCTGCCCGAGGAGCAGCTGGCCCAGCTCAAGCAAAAACTGGCGGCCGTGCTGACCAAAGCGGACTTGGAACAGCTCTCGGTGTACAATCTGTTGAAGACGGCGATCCAGCAGAACATTGATTTTTCCGTTCGCCTCGAAGAGACGGATCGAGCGGAACTGAGCGAGGAATTGAAAACGCAGCTTGCCCAGCTGCCCGCTCCCGCCCAACTGAAAACATGGTCGGACATGGATTTGCTGCGGCTCGCCTCCCGCTTCGAGCTCGACGTGACCCTGCCGCTCGATGACGAGCAGCGGAAGTTCCAGTGGAACAAGCTGACGATCTTGCAAGAAATGCGATCCTATGAACTCCCCAGCTATGTGCCGCGCCGGGTGAAAGTGAACATCACGCAGAACGAAATGGCGAAAATCGTCGAACGGCGTACAGAGCTTCCCGGCGTTGACGTGATTGTGGAGCCGATGCGCCAGATCAAAGAGGACAACGACGGCGCGTTTGCGACGCATATCCTGGGCAGTACCGTCGCGATTCGCTCCGACCAGCTGGAAGAATACCTGGCGCGCGGGTACAGTCCCACGGACCGGGTTGGCGAACTGGGCCTGGAGCTCTATTACGAAGAGCAGCTGCGCGGCAAAGACGGCGTGATGGAGGTCCACGTCAACAAGAACTCGGAGACGGTGGAAAAGCGGATGCGTCTGCCGGCCGAACCGGGCAACGACCTGGTGCTGGCCATGGACTGGCGTTTTCAAAGCAAAGTCGAAGAAATTCTGGAGACCAGCATCAAAGAAATTCAGCAAGATCCGAAAAAAGGCAAAAACATCACCGAAGCGCACGCGATTGTGATGAATCCCAATACGGGTGAAATCCTGGCGATGGCCACCTATCCCGATTACAATCTGAACTGGCACTACAACCGGGAAGAATTTAACAAGCGCTACTACGACGAAATTTTGCCGCACCAGCGCAACGACCTGATCCAGGCGGCCTACGCTCCGGGCTCCACGGTGAAACCGATCTCCGTCATGCTCGCGCTGCAGGAGGGGCTGACCACACCCTCGGAAATCATTTATGACCGCGGCGGGTTAACGGTCGGCAACGTCTACATGCGCAACTGGAAAGCGAGCGGGCATGGCGCGGTTGACGCCAGACGCGCGCTGCAGGTCTCCAACAACACCTACATGTACACCATGGCCATGCGCCTCGCCGACAAGGCGTACAGCCAGAACAAAAGCTACAAGACGCAGTTCGCCGTGCTCGACTATTACAACGCCCAGTTTGGCCTGGGCGTGAAGACGGGTGTCGATCTGCCGGGAGAAATCAGCGGCTGGTTTTCCGAATACAGCTACCTTGGCAACCTGGCCCACGCGTTCATCGGCCAGTACGACAACTTTACGCCGATGCAGCTGGCGCAGTACGTGTCGACGATCGCCAACGGCGGCTATCGCCTGCGGCCGCATCTGGTCAAGGAGATCCGCAAAGGAACGACCGATCCCAACCAACCGGGACCGGTTCTCACGACGATCAAACCGGAAGTGCTAAACCGGATCGATATTGATCCAAGGTGGCTGAAAGTGGCTCAGGAAGGGATGCGGATGGTCACGCAGCCGGGGGGAACTGCGTATTACTCGTTCAGGGGGCTGCCCTTTACCGTTGCCGCCAAGACCGGTACCGCGCAAACGGGAACGACGGAAGACAATGCGCTGATTATCGGCTATGCGCCGTATGAGAATCCGCAGGTGGCGTTTGTGGTCATCGTGCCCAAAGGGGGGCACGGTTCCGACGCGTCCGGTCCGATCGCCCGAAAGATCCTGGAAGCGTACCACGAGCTGTATCCGCTGACGTCGGCGGCGGCAAACCGGTAG
- a CDS encoding rod shape-determining protein, translating into MFGGFSRDLGIDLGTANSLVYVKGKGIVVREPSVVAIRTDTNTIEAVGNAAKNMIGRTPGNIVAVRPMKDGVIADFDTTATMMRYFIRQALKNQGLFSRRPNVMVCVPSGITAVEKRAVEDATKQAGAREAYTIEEPFAAAIGADLPVWEPTGSMVVDIGGGTTEVAIISLGGIVTSRSIRVAGDEMDEAIIQYIKRRYNLMIGERTAEALKLEIGSAMVPDDEESVEIRGRDLVTGLPKTITVTGAEIADALSETVQAIIEAVKVTLEKSPPELAADIMDRGIVLTGGGALLRNLDRLLSKETGMPVHVAENALDCVAIGTGRALENMHLLKSKHGITSSRTKRSR; encoded by the coding sequence ATGTTTGGCGGATTTTCACGTGATTTAGGGATAGATTTGGGCACTGCGAATAGTCTTGTATATGTAAAAGGAAAAGGAATTGTCGTGCGCGAGCCGTCCGTGGTGGCGATCCGCACCGATACCAATACCATCGAAGCGGTCGGCAACGCCGCAAAAAACATGATCGGTCGGACGCCGGGCAATATTGTCGCCGTGCGGCCGATGAAAGACGGCGTGATTGCCGACTTTGATACCACGGCGACGATGATGCGCTATTTTATCCGACAGGCTTTGAAAAATCAGGGGCTCTTCAGCAGGCGTCCCAATGTGATGGTCTGCGTTCCATCGGGAATCACGGCCGTGGAGAAGCGGGCGGTGGAGGATGCGACGAAACAGGCCGGAGCAAGAGAAGCCTATACCATCGAAGAGCCGTTTGCTGCGGCGATCGGCGCTGACCTGCCCGTCTGGGAACCAACCGGAAGCATGGTGGTGGACATTGGCGGCGGGACGACCGAAGTGGCGATCATTTCGCTGGGCGGGATCGTCACCAGCCGCTCCATCCGCGTCGCCGGCGACGAGATGGACGAAGCGATTATCCAGTACATCAAGCGCCGTTACAACTTGATGATCGGGGAGCGAACCGCCGAGGCATTGAAGCTGGAAATCGGCTCGGCGATGGTGCCCGATGACGAGGAGTCAGTGGAAATCCGCGGCCGCGACCTGGTTACCGGTCTACCCAAGACGATAACCGTCACCGGTGCCGAGATTGCTGACGCGCTGTCGGAGACGGTGCAGGCGATCATCGAGGCGGTGAAGGTTACGCTGGAGAAAAGCCCGCCGGAATTGGCCGCCGACATTATGGACCGCGGCATTGTCCTGACAGGAGGCGGAGCGCTGCTGCGCAACCTGGACAGACTGCTGTCCAAGGAGACCGGGATGCCCGTCCACGTGGCCGAGAACGCGCTGGACTGCGTGGCGATCGGCACGGGACGCGCACTGGAAAATATGCATCTCTTAAAATCCAAACATGGAATCACCTCCTCTCGCACCAAGCGAAGCAGGTAG